A portion of the Candidatus Dormiibacterota bacterium genome contains these proteins:
- a CDS encoding di-heme oxidoredictase family protein, with amino-acid sequence MRITRADVWRLLRAGAIVSALAAMGVLDGCARRTQPGDPLPGLTRAERDRFERGKQVFEREFTPETGLGPLFNSTSCRECHEDPATGGSGDEIEVHATAFRPAGAGSKGDVCDQLAAEGGPVVQQHVTPALHDALGIDAEPVPAHATGTARRTAPSILGFGLLDAVPDETILAYADPEDRDHDGISGRPNRFTDGRIGRFGRKAFVPTLREFNPGAFLIEQGITNPAQPVEETIGGRPIPAGVDPTPEPELSQEDLDLAIDFVRFLAPPPRRGTGLDVLRGGRLFRAAGCADCHVPALETGKSDVRALRHREVAAYTDLLLHDMGRDLADICLGQATPSEFRTEPLMGLRLRTHFLHDGRAESIETAIRLHGGEATSARNRFNALSAEERQALLKFLGSI; translated from the coding sequence ATGCGCATCACGAGAGCCGACGTGTGGCGGCTGCTGCGCGCGGGAGCGATCGTCTCCGCGCTGGCCGCGATGGGCGTCCTGGACGGCTGCGCCCGCAGGACTCAGCCGGGCGATCCGCTTCCCGGGCTGACGCGCGCCGAGCGCGACCGGTTCGAGCGAGGCAAGCAGGTCTTCGAGCGGGAGTTCACACCCGAGACGGGGCTGGGGCCGCTGTTCAACTCCACGTCCTGCCGCGAGTGCCACGAAGATCCCGCGACCGGAGGCTCCGGCGACGAGATCGAGGTCCACGCCACGGCGTTCCGGCCGGCCGGCGCCGGGAGCAAGGGGGACGTCTGCGATCAACTCGCCGCCGAGGGAGGGCCGGTTGTGCAGCAGCACGTGACGCCCGCGCTCCACGACGCTCTCGGGATCGACGCGGAGCCGGTTCCCGCGCACGCCACCGGTACCGCACGGCGCACGGCCCCGTCGATCCTCGGCTTCGGTCTTCTGGACGCCGTCCCCGACGAGACGATCCTCGCCTACGCCGACCCGGAGGATCGCGATCACGACGGCATCTCCGGCCGGCCGAACCGCTTCACGGACGGCCGGATCGGACGCTTCGGGCGCAAGGCGTTCGTGCCGACTCTGCGCGAGTTCAATCCCGGAGCCTTCCTGATCGAGCAAGGGATCACGAATCCGGCCCAGCCGGTCGAGGAGACGATCGGCGGCCGGCCGATCCCCGCGGGCGTCGATCCGACCCCCGAGCCGGAGCTGTCGCAGGAGGATCTCGACCTGGCCATCGATTTCGTGCGCTTCCTGGCGCCGCCGCCCCGCCGGGGGACCGGCCTGGACGTGCTTCGAGGCGGGCGCCTGTTCAGGGCGGCGGGCTGCGCCGACTGTCACGTGCCGGCTCTCGAGACGGGGAAGAGCGACGTGCGGGCGCTGCGGCACCGCGAGGTGGCGGCCTACACCGACCTCCTGCTGCACGACATGGGGCGGGACCTCGCCGACATCTGTCTCGGCCAGGCGACTCCGTCGGAGTTCCGCACCGAGCCACTGATGGGTCTGCGGCTCCGGACCCACTTCCTCCACGACGGGCGCGCCGAATCGATCGAGACGGCCATCCGGCTGCACGGCGGTGAAGCGA